A single Agrococcus sp. ARC_14 DNA region contains:
- the ahcY gene encoding adenosylhomocysteinase produces the protein MTDTAPRILEHHVRDLGLAEAGRHQIRLAEHEMPGLMELRRRYADAQPLAGQRIAGSLHMTVQTAVLIETLVALGAEVRWASCNIFSTQDEAAAAIAVGSGTPEAPAGVPVFAWKGETLEEYWACTTRIFDFEGGPTLILDDGGDATMLVHRGRDAELAGSAPVTPAGAPDELHVIDALIARTLADDPQRWTRIAEQLRGVTEETTTGVHRLEQLFAEGRLLFPAINVNDSVTKSKFDNRYGIRHSLPDGINRATDVLIGGKTAFVVGYGDVGKGAAEALRGQGARVIVSEVDPICALQAAMDGFQVARVEDAIDTADIWVTTTGNEHVITLEHLQSMKHLAIVANVGHFDNEIDIAGLERSGAERIEIKPQVHEWRFASGRAILVLSEGRLMNLGNATGHPSFVMSNSFSNQVLAQIELATKEYELGVFRLPKVLDEEVARLHLDALGARLTTLSPEQAAYIGVPVEGPFKPEHYRY, from the coding sequence ATGACCGACACCGCCCCCCGCATCCTCGAGCACCACGTGCGCGACCTCGGCCTCGCCGAGGCCGGCCGCCACCAGATCCGCCTCGCCGAGCACGAGATGCCCGGCCTGATGGAGCTGCGCCGCCGCTACGCCGACGCGCAGCCGCTCGCCGGCCAGCGCATCGCAGGCAGCCTGCACATGACCGTGCAGACGGCCGTGCTCATCGAGACGCTCGTGGCGCTCGGCGCCGAGGTGCGCTGGGCGAGCTGCAACATCTTCTCCACGCAGGATGAGGCGGCCGCGGCGATCGCCGTCGGCTCCGGCACGCCCGAGGCGCCCGCGGGCGTGCCCGTCTTCGCCTGGAAGGGCGAGACGCTCGAGGAGTACTGGGCCTGCACCACCCGCATCTTCGACTTCGAGGGCGGCCCGACGCTCATCCTCGACGACGGCGGCGACGCGACCATGCTCGTGCACAGGGGTCGGGATGCCGAGCTCGCGGGCAGCGCGCCGGTCACGCCGGCGGGCGCCCCCGATGAGCTGCACGTGATCGATGCGCTCATCGCTCGCACGCTCGCCGACGACCCGCAGCGCTGGACGCGCATCGCCGAGCAGCTGCGCGGCGTCACCGAGGAGACCACCACCGGCGTGCACCGCCTCGAGCAGCTCTTCGCCGAAGGGCGTCTGCTCTTCCCGGCGATCAACGTGAACGACTCGGTCACGAAGTCGAAGTTCGACAACCGCTACGGCATCCGCCACTCGCTGCCCGACGGCATCAATCGCGCGACCGACGTGCTCATCGGCGGCAAGACGGCCTTCGTGGTCGGATACGGCGATGTCGGGAAGGGCGCTGCGGAGGCGCTGCGCGGCCAGGGCGCGCGCGTCATCGTGAGCGAGGTCGACCCGATCTGCGCGCTGCAGGCTGCGATGGACGGCTTCCAGGTCGCGCGCGTCGAGGATGCGATCGACACGGCCGACATCTGGGTCACGACGACCGGCAACGAGCACGTCATCACGCTCGAGCACCTGCAGTCGATGAAGCACCTCGCGATCGTCGCCAACGTCGGGCACTTCGACAACGAGATCGACATCGCGGGCCTCGAGCGATCGGGGGCCGAGCGCATCGAGATCAAGCCGCAGGTGCACGAGTGGCGCTTCGCCTCGGGCCGCGCGATCCTGGTGCTCTCCGAGGGCCGCCTGATGAACCTCGGCAACGCCACCGGGCATCCCTCGTTCGTCATGTCGAACTCCTTCTCCAACCAGGTGCTGGCGCAGATCGAGCTGGCGACGAAGGAGTACGAGCTGGGCGTGTTCCGGCTGCCGAAGGTGCTCGACGAGGAGGTCGCCCGCCTCCACCTCGACGCGCTCGGCGCGCGCCTCACGACGCTCAGCCCCGAGCAGGCGGCCTACATCGGCGTGCCCGTCGAGGGGCCCTTCAAGCCCGAGCACTACCGCTACTGA
- a CDS encoding MarR family transcriptional regulator has protein sequence MAAHRDDVDRIMEQWMRVRPDADVSPLDVLSRMTRISRQLGRVRAEAFQLAGLESWQWDVLAALRRQDGALSPKDLIAQTMVTSGTMTNRIDNLVASGLVERVDGSSDRRVRLVALTDEGIDRVDVALDALLEAERRLLRDIPADDQARLAELLRVLADAML, from the coding sequence ATGGCCGCGCACCGCGATGACGTCGATCGCATCATGGAGCAGTGGATGCGCGTGCGGCCGGACGCCGACGTCTCGCCGCTCGACGTGCTCAGCCGCATGACCCGCATCTCGCGCCAGCTCGGCCGAGTGCGCGCCGAGGCCTTCCAGCTTGCCGGGCTCGAGTCCTGGCAATGGGATGTGCTGGCGGCGCTCCGCCGTCAGGACGGTGCGCTCAGCCCGAAGGACCTCATCGCGCAGACCATGGTCACGAGCGGCACGATGACGAACCGCATCGACAACCTGGTCGCATCCGGACTCGTCGAGCGCGTCGACGGCTCCAGTGACCGGCGCGTGCGGCTCGTGGCGCTCACCGACGAGGGCATCGACCGGGTCGACGTGGCGCTCGATGCGCTGCTCGAAGCCGAGCGCCGACTGCTGCGAGACATCCCCGCCGACGACCAGGCCCGGCTGGCAGAGCTGCTGCGCGTGCTCGCCGACGCGATGCTCTGA
- a CDS encoding glycosyltransferase family 2 protein: MPSTAADVVAVAVTYRPDDGAIADVLERAAAQVGTLVVLDNDSPEVDGAHWSARVALPAGVELERSRANVGLGAAYNRAAAIARERGARFVLLLDQDSQLDAGCVDALLLHADRREARGPLGAVGPTFIDARSGERAPFVRFGFPLNHKLHAPAGGDVDADFLISSGSLIPLTALEQAGSFDEGLFIDSVDMEWCFRAKAAGLQLVGVADARMLHTIGDELVRLPGGGSMFVHSPLRLYMMTRNRVALWRRPGTPRVWTAQDVPRMLFKLGRMTAFAAPRIPNARAMLRGMRDGWGGRQGPPPSQRR, from the coding sequence ATGCCATCGACCGCTGCAGACGTCGTCGCCGTCGCCGTCACCTACCGGCCGGACGATGGCGCCATCGCTGACGTGCTCGAGCGCGCGGCAGCGCAGGTCGGCACCCTGGTCGTGCTCGACAACGACAGCCCCGAGGTCGACGGCGCCCACTGGAGCGCCCGCGTCGCGCTGCCCGCGGGCGTCGAGCTCGAGCGCAGCCGGGCGAACGTCGGCCTCGGCGCCGCCTACAACCGCGCAGCCGCCATCGCGCGCGAGCGCGGCGCCCGCTTCGTGCTGCTGCTCGACCAGGATTCCCAGCTCGACGCCGGCTGCGTCGACGCGCTGCTGCTGCACGCCGATCGCCGCGAGGCCCGCGGCCCGCTCGGCGCCGTCGGCCCCACCTTCATCGATGCCCGCAGCGGCGAGCGCGCGCCGTTCGTGCGCTTCGGCTTCCCGCTCAATCACAAGCTCCACGCGCCCGCAGGCGGCGACGTCGACGCCGACTTCCTCATCTCCTCCGGCTCGCTCATCCCGCTCACCGCGCTCGAGCAGGCCGGCTCGTTCGACGAGGGCCTCTTCATCGACAGCGTCGACATGGAGTGGTGCTTCCGCGCCAAGGCCGCCGGCCTGCAGCTCGTCGGGGTCGCCGACGCCCGCATGCTGCACACCATCGGCGACGAGCTCGTGCGGCTGCCCGGCGGCGGCTCGATGTTCGTGCACTCGCCGCTGCGGCTCTACATGATGACGCGCAACCGCGTGGCGCTCTGGCGCCGCCCCGGCACCCCGCGCGTGTGGACGGCGCAGGATGTGCCGCGCATGCTCTTCAAGCTCGGCCGCATGACCGCCTTCGCCGCTCCGCGCATCCCCAACGCCCGGGCGATGCTGCGCGGGATGCGCGACGGCTGGGGCGGCAGGCAGGGACCGCCGCCCTCCCAGCGCAGGTAG
- the glmU gene encoding bifunctional UDP-N-acetylglucosamine diphosphorylase/glucosamine-1-phosphate N-acetyltransferase GlmU, translated as MGESVPQVAVIVLAAGAGTRMKSRTPKPLHPLAGRPLIAHVLSTAGELHPTSIVAVVRHERERMAAAVLEFAPHVLIADQDDVPGTGRAVEQGLEAIADFEGHVVVLSGDVPLIDADTLGRLIERHEREANQLTLLSAHLADPTGLGRIVRDEAGTFVRIVEQKDASEAERAIDEVNGGIYVFDAAALRAALGTIDRDNAQGEMYLTDAAVRIQASGGRIQAVPASDSWAIWGINDRVQLAAAAHELNDRIIRRWQRAGVTVVDPASTWIDVDVTLGEDVTILPGSQLHGASVVAAGATIGPDTTLVDTEVGEDAVVKRTDATLSVIGARASVGPWAYLRPNSVIGDGGKVGTFVELKNAQLGAGSKVPHLSYIGDATIGEGVNVGGGAITANYDGVSKHRTVIDDQVQTGVHNSFVAPVRIGAGAKTGAGAVVRKDVEPGALAISVAPQRNMTGWVEAHRPGSKAADAAAAAKHDAPEA; from the coding sequence ATGGGAGAGTCCGTGCCCCAGGTCGCCGTGATCGTGCTCGCCGCTGGCGCGGGCACCCGCATGAAGAGCCGCACGCCGAAGCCGCTGCACCCTTTGGCGGGCAGGCCGCTCATCGCCCACGTGCTCAGCACCGCCGGTGAGCTGCACCCCACCTCGATCGTGGCGGTCGTGCGCCACGAGCGCGAGCGCATGGCCGCAGCCGTGCTCGAGTTCGCGCCGCACGTGCTCATCGCCGACCAGGACGACGTGCCCGGCACCGGCCGCGCCGTCGAGCAGGGCCTCGAGGCGATCGCCGACTTCGAGGGGCATGTGGTCGTGCTCTCCGGCGACGTGCCGCTCATCGACGCCGACACCCTCGGCCGCCTCATCGAGCGCCACGAGCGCGAGGCCAACCAGCTCACGCTGCTCTCCGCCCACCTGGCCGACCCGACCGGCCTCGGCCGCATCGTGCGCGACGAGGCAGGCACCTTCGTGCGCATCGTCGAGCAGAAGGACGCGAGCGAGGCAGAGCGCGCCATCGACGAGGTCAACGGCGGCATCTACGTCTTCGATGCCGCGGCACTGCGCGCGGCGCTCGGCACCATCGACCGCGACAACGCGCAGGGCGAGATGTACCTGACGGATGCGGCGGTGCGGATCCAGGCGTCCGGCGGCCGCATCCAGGCCGTGCCCGCCTCCGACAGCTGGGCGATCTGGGGCATCAACGACCGCGTGCAGCTCGCCGCCGCGGCGCACGAGCTCAACGACCGCATCATCCGCCGCTGGCAGCGCGCCGGCGTCACCGTCGTCGACCCCGCATCCACCTGGATCGACGTCGACGTCACGCTCGGCGAGGACGTCACGATCCTGCCTGGCTCGCAGCTGCACGGCGCGAGCGTCGTCGCGGCAGGGGCCACGATCGGCCCCGACACCACGCTCGTCGACACCGAGGTGGGGGAGGACGCGGTCGTGAAGCGCACCGACGCGACCCTGTCGGTGATCGGGGCCCGCGCATCCGTCGGTCCGTGGGCCTACCTGCGCCCGAACTCGGTCATCGGCGACGGCGGCAAGGTCGGCACCTTCGTCGAGCTGAAGAACGCACAGCTCGGAGCCGGCAGCAAGGTGCCGCACCTGTCGTACATCGGCGACGCGACGATTGGCGAGGGCGTGAACGTCGGCGGCGGCGCCATCACCGCCAACTACGACGGCGTGAGCAAGCACCGCACGGTCATCGACGACCAGGTGCAGACGGGCGTCCACAACAGCTTCGTCGCCCCGGTTAGGATTGGTGCGGGTGCGAAGACCGGAGCCGGCGCCGTCGTCCGCAAGGATGTCGAGCCGGGTGCGCTGGCGATCTCGGTCGCACCGCAGCGCAACATGACGGGCTGGGTCGAGGCGCATCGACCCGGGTCGAAGGCAGCCGACGCAGCCGCGGCGGCCAAGCATGATGCACCTGAGGCCTAG
- a CDS encoding ribose-phosphate diphosphokinase has product MGSIVAKNRKHLVLATGRSHPELASAVAAEIGTDLMDVDSRTFANGEIYARFEGSVRGADVFIMQSYCKPVNEWLMEQLIMVDALKRASAKRITVVMPYYPYSRQDKKGRGREPISARLVADLFKKAGADRIMSIDIHAAQIQGFFDGPFDHLFAMPVLLEHFRHTVDADTLTVVSPDMGRVRVADVWSDKLGAPLAIIHKRRDPLVPNQVSVHEIVGKVEGRTCLLVDDMIDTGRTIVKAAEALKAAGATNVIVAATHAIFSDPASEILNADVIDKVVVTDTLPLSEDQRFEKLQVLSIAPLLARAITEVFEDGSVTSLFDGAA; this is encoded by the coding sequence GTGGGATCGATCGTCGCGAAGAACCGCAAGCACCTCGTGCTGGCGACCGGAAGGTCGCACCCGGAGCTGGCGAGCGCCGTGGCAGCCGAGATCGGCACCGACCTGATGGATGTCGACAGCCGCACCTTCGCGAACGGCGAGATCTACGCGCGCTTCGAGGGCTCGGTGCGCGGCGCCGACGTCTTCATCATGCAGTCGTACTGCAAGCCGGTGAACGAGTGGCTCATGGAGCAGCTCATCATGGTCGACGCGCTCAAGCGCGCCTCGGCCAAGCGCATCACCGTCGTCATGCCCTACTACCCGTACTCGCGGCAGGACAAGAAGGGCCGCGGGCGCGAGCCGATCTCCGCGCGCCTGGTCGCTGACCTGTTCAAGAAGGCCGGCGCCGACCGCATCATGTCGATCGACATCCACGCGGCGCAGATCCAGGGCTTCTTCGACGGCCCCTTCGACCACCTGTTCGCGATGCCCGTGCTGCTCGAGCACTTCCGGCACACGGTTGACGCCGACACCCTCACCGTGGTCTCGCCCGACATGGGCCGCGTGCGCGTCGCCGACGTCTGGAGCGACAAGCTCGGCGCCCCGCTCGCGATCATCCACAAGCGCCGCGACCCGCTGGTGCCGAACCAGGTCTCGGTGCACGAGATCGTCGGCAAGGTCGAGGGCCGCACGTGCCTGCTCGTCGACGACATGATCGACACCGGCCGCACCATCGTGAAGGCCGCGGAGGCGCTGAAGGCTGCGGGAGCGACGAACGTGATCGTCGCCGCGACCCACGCGATCTTCTCCGACCCGGCGAGCGAGATCCTGAACGCCGACGTCATCGACAAGGTCGTCGTCACCGACACGCTGCCGCTGTCCGAGGATCAGAGGTTCGAGAAGCTCCAGGTGCTCTCGATCGCGCCGCTGCTCGCCCGCGCCATCACCGAGGTCTTCGAGGACGGCTCGGTCACGAGCCTGTTCGACGGCGCCGCCTGA
- a CDS encoding methyltransferase domain-containing protein, whose protein sequence is MIAAGELQCAYFDAWRCRSCTLLETPYARQLAEQQSRIEALLPAMPWDAPHASAVGGFRNKAKMAVAGSLAEPTIGILAIDGTGIDLQACPLHEQPIVDAMPVLEQLIRDARITPYDVPGRRGELKHLILTSSPDGELALRIVLRSSEALPRIRKHLPLLDGLPLASVSANLQPEHKAVLEGDEEVLLAGAGVLVMRINGIGLRLRPRSFFQTNTAVASALYRQATEWIDEADPASMLDLYCGVGGFALHAARAGRSVAGVEVTTEAIDAARETAADMGADASFTVGDALQVGAHGVDLEGARAPELVVVNPPRRGIGPLASRLDASAVSRVVYSSCNPVSLARDLAAMPGFEPVRGRVFDMFPHTEHAEVLVELQRR, encoded by the coding sequence ATGATCGCGGCCGGCGAGCTGCAGTGCGCCTACTTCGACGCCTGGCGCTGCCGCTCCTGCACCCTGCTCGAGACGCCCTACGCGCGGCAGCTCGCCGAGCAGCAGTCGCGCATCGAGGCGCTGCTGCCCGCGATGCCGTGGGATGCGCCGCACGCGAGCGCCGTCGGCGGGTTCCGCAACAAGGCCAAGATGGCCGTCGCAGGCAGCCTCGCCGAGCCCACGATCGGCATCCTCGCCATCGATGGCACCGGCATCGACCTGCAGGCGTGCCCGCTGCACGAGCAGCCGATCGTCGACGCCATGCCGGTGCTCGAGCAGCTCATCCGCGATGCCCGCATCACGCCGTACGACGTGCCGGGCAGGCGTGGCGAGCTCAAGCACCTCATCCTCACCTCCTCACCCGACGGCGAGCTGGCGCTGCGCATCGTGCTGCGATCGAGCGAGGCGCTGCCGCGCATCCGCAAGCACCTGCCGCTGCTGGACGGCCTGCCGCTCGCGAGCGTCTCCGCCAACCTGCAGCCGGAGCACAAGGCCGTGCTCGAGGGCGATGAGGAGGTGCTGCTGGCGGGCGCAGGCGTGCTCGTGATGCGCATCAACGGCATCGGTCTGCGGCTGCGCCCGCGCAGCTTCTTCCAGACCAACACCGCCGTCGCATCCGCCCTCTACCGGCAGGCGACCGAGTGGATCGACGAGGCCGACCCGGCGAGCATGCTCGACCTCTACTGCGGCGTCGGCGGCTTCGCGCTGCACGCCGCGCGGGCTGGCCGCTCGGTCGCGGGTGTCGAGGTGACGACCGAGGCGATCGATGCGGCGCGCGAGACCGCTGCGGACATGGGGGCGGATGCGTCGTTCACGGTCGGCGACGCCCTGCAGGTCGGCGCGCATGGCGTCGACCTCGAGGGCGCGCGGGCGCCGGAGCTCGTGGTGGTGAACCCGCCACGCCGGGGCATCGGCCCGCTCGCCTCGCGACTGGACGCATCCGCCGTCAGTCGTGTCGTCTACTCGAGCTGCAACCCCGTCTCGCTCGCACGCGACCTCGCCGCGATGCCGGGCTTCGAGCCCGTGCGGGGGCGGGTGTTCGACATGTTTCCGCACACCGAGCACGCCGAGGTGCTCGTCGAGCTCCAGCGGCGCTGA
- a CDS encoding sodium:solute symporter family protein has protein sequence MPPAQELVQLGIVAVAVLLVVFYGGTLLMTLGIGRKQENADGYMTAGNKIGFGISAASMTATWIWASSMYASATAGYTYGISGPIHYGLWGALMILFIYPFGKRIRKVAPRAHTLAEVMYARHGRSSQLMLAGSNVLGSLISLTSNFIAGGALIAMLSPLSFGAGILIIAAGVLLYTLWSGFRASVLTDFAQVVCMLGAAVVVIPVIFFAAGGPAMFEAGVAAGNVTPEQQDFLSSDAFMNQGAPYIAAVLAYAIGNQTIAQRLFAVREDLIKPTFITATIGYGATVIGIGMLGVMALYLGIQPIDGDVNNLIPQMAATYLPWILLALAFLMIIGALSSTADSDLAALSSIVMTDVYGQSVGKDKANPKTMLLVGRLTMIVATGAALFFATSQFNILDLLVFVGALWGCLVFPVIASFYWKKVTNLAFTASVIAALVVFIPVRFEWISLTGVLALPFEVLSTIGIGVVLGIMAFGFFGLRTGVIVGIVGALAAAPITLFYLRDYTVLSASLLAYAVSYLVCSLMSFRSKQRFDFSTIKDVTGDFDPVTPQAGQAETETDGLDDQGGAAAAAARARD, from the coding sequence ATGCCGCCTGCGCAGGAGCTCGTACAGCTGGGAATCGTCGCCGTCGCGGTGCTGCTCGTGGTGTTCTACGGCGGCACGCTGCTGATGACACTGGGCATCGGCCGCAAGCAGGAGAACGCCGACGGCTACATGACCGCCGGCAACAAGATCGGCTTCGGCATCTCGGCCGCATCGATGACCGCCACCTGGATCTGGGCGTCCTCGATGTACGCCTCCGCCACGGCGGGCTACACCTACGGCATCTCCGGCCCCATCCACTACGGGCTGTGGGGCGCGCTGATGATCCTGTTCATCTACCCCTTCGGCAAGCGGATCCGCAAGGTGGCACCGCGAGCGCACACCCTCGCCGAGGTCATGTACGCGCGCCACGGCCGCTCCTCGCAGCTCATGCTCGCCGGCTCCAACGTGCTCGGCTCGCTCATCTCGCTCACGTCGAACTTCATCGCCGGCGGCGCGCTGATCGCCATGCTGTCGCCGCTGAGCTTCGGTGCCGGCATCCTCATCATCGCCGCCGGAGTGCTGCTCTACACGCTCTGGTCGGGCTTCCGCGCATCGGTGCTCACCGACTTCGCACAGGTCGTGTGCATGCTGGGCGCCGCTGTCGTGGTGATCCCGGTCATCTTCTTCGCCGCGGGTGGTCCCGCGATGTTCGAGGCCGGCGTGGCCGCGGGCAACGTCACGCCCGAACAGCAGGACTTCCTGTCGTCGGATGCGTTCATGAACCAGGGCGCGCCCTACATCGCCGCGGTGCTCGCCTATGCGATCGGCAACCAGACCATCGCCCAGCGGCTGTTCGCGGTGCGTGAGGATCTCATCAAGCCGACCTTCATCACCGCCACCATCGGCTACGGGGCCACCGTGATCGGCATCGGCATGCTCGGCGTCATGGCGCTCTACCTGGGCATCCAGCCGATCGACGGCGACGTCAACAACCTCATCCCGCAGATGGCCGCGACCTACCTGCCGTGGATCCTGCTCGCGCTCGCGTTCCTGATGATCATCGGCGCGCTGTCCTCGACCGCCGACTCCGATCTGGCGGCGCTGTCATCGATCGTCATGACGGATGTCTACGGCCAATCGGTCGGCAAGGACAAGGCCAACCCGAAGACGATGCTGCTCGTCGGGCGACTGACGATGATCGTCGCGACCGGCGCGGCGCTGTTCTTCGCGACCAGCCAGTTCAACATCCTGGATCTGCTGGTGTTCGTCGGCGCGCTCTGGGGCTGCCTGGTGTTCCCGGTGATCGCCTCGTTCTACTGGAAGAAGGTCACCAATCTCGCGTTCACGGCGTCGGTGATCGCCGCGCTCGTGGTGTTCATCCCGGTGCGCTTCGAGTGGATCTCGCTCACGGGCGTGCTCGCGCTGCCCTTCGAGGTGCTCTCGACGATCGGCATCGGTGTGGTGCTCGGCATCATGGCATTCGGATTCTTCGGCCTGCGCACGGGCGTCATCGTCGGCATCGTGGGTGCGCTCGCTGCCGCACCGATCACGCTGTTCTACCTGCGCGACTACACGGTGCTGTCGGCCTCCCTCCTCGCCTATGCGGTCTCCTACCTGGTGTGCTCCCTGATGTCGTTCCGCTCGAAGCAGCGATTCGACTTCTCGACCATCAAGGACGTGACGGGCGACTTCGACCCCGTGACGCCGCAGGCGGGCCAGGCCGAGACCGAGACCGATGGTCTCGACGACCAGGGCGGCGCTGCCGCCGCTGCAGCCCGAGCACGAGACTGA
- a CDS encoding putative transporter small subunit, with amino-acid sequence MTIALTIYFLVWPVIVAGVLFVICRAFFREMREAKREGRPII; translated from the coding sequence ATGACCATCGCCTTGACCATCTACTTCCTCGTCTGGCCCGTGATCGTCGCGGGCGTGCTGTTCGTCATCTGCCGCGCATTCTTCCGTGAGATGCGTGAGGCCAAGCGAGAGGGCAGGCCGATCATCTGA
- a CDS encoding APC family permease: protein MTQLERRIGVPGAIAIGLGAMIGAGLFFVWAPAAALAGPWLPASIALAAAIAVLNALSTAQLAMEHPVSGGAYAYGRAEVGERVGFAAGWMFLTGKTASAAAIAVIAGQHLWPEHASWVAAAAVAALAGLNMLGVRVTAWVSTGIVAIVLVVVLAVLGWVALGLPFAPGAGDFAYIGGAEGTPGSGGPLGWLTAAGMLFFAFAGYARMATLGEEVRDPRRTLPIAIVLGLAVVLALYVAVGWATSARLGPALPSSTTPLADLVGNPVLHAIVLGAGALACLGSLMGILAGLSRTSLAMARHRDLPGPLSHVAARTRTPVIAEAAVALVAIVAALLLPAGSLVAFSSTCVLAYYAVAHLSAIRMRATSRAGMWLPAWIPWLGAFACLVVVLTLPWQGVLGAAAWLMLGLAARAVLRGRG, encoded by the coding sequence ATGACCCAGCTCGAGCGCCGCATCGGCGTGCCCGGCGCGATCGCGATCGGGCTCGGCGCCATGATCGGCGCTGGCCTGTTCTTCGTCTGGGCGCCGGCTGCGGCGCTCGCCGGGCCGTGGTTGCCGGCATCCATCGCGCTCGCCGCCGCCATCGCCGTGCTCAACGCCCTCTCCACCGCGCAGCTTGCGATGGAGCACCCGGTCTCGGGCGGTGCCTACGCCTACGGCCGCGCCGAGGTGGGGGAGCGCGTCGGCTTCGCGGCCGGCTGGATGTTCCTGACCGGCAAGACCGCTTCGGCCGCCGCGATCGCCGTCATCGCAGGCCAGCACCTGTGGCCGGAGCATGCCTCCTGGGTCGCCGCGGCCGCGGTGGCAGCGCTCGCGGGGCTGAACATGCTCGGCGTCCGCGTGACCGCGTGGGTGTCCACCGGCATCGTCGCGATCGTGCTCGTCGTCGTGCTCGCCGTGCTCGGCTGGGTCGCCCTCGGGCTGCCGTTCGCGCCGGGTGCCGGCGACTTCGCCTACATCGGTGGGGCGGAGGGCACACCGGGCTCCGGCGGCCCGCTGGGCTGGCTCACCGCCGCGGGCATGCTCTTCTTCGCGTTCGCCGGCTACGCCCGCATGGCTACGCTCGGCGAGGAGGTGCGCGACCCCCGCCGCACGCTGCCGATCGCGATCGTGCTGGGCCTGGCGGTCGTGCTGGCGCTCTACGTGGCCGTCGGCTGGGCGACCAGCGCCCGGCTCGGTCCGGCGCTCCCGAGCTCGACCACCCCGCTGGCCGATCTCGTCGGCAACCCCGTGCTGCACGCGATCGTGCTCGGTGCGGGCGCGCTCGCGTGCCTCGGCTCGCTCATGGGCATCCTCGCGGGCCTGAGCCGCACGAGCCTCGCGATGGCCCGACACCGCGACCTGCCCGGCCCGCTCTCGCACGTCGCCGCGCGCACTCGCACGCCCGTGATCGCCGAGGCCGCCGTGGCGCTCGTCGCGATCGTGGCCGCGCTGCTGCTGCCAGCCGGCAGCCTGGTCGCCTTCTCCTCGACGTGCGTGCTCGCCTACTACGCCGTCGCCCATCTGTCGGCGATCCGGATGCGCGCCACGAGCCGGGCCGGCATGTGGCTGCCCGCCTGGATCCCGTGGCTCGGGGCCTTCGCGTGCCTGGTCGTCGTGCTCACCCTGCCTTGGCAGGGCGTGCTCGGTGCCGCCGCCTGGCTGATGCTCGGTCTCGCCGCGCGAGCGGTCCTGCGCGGCCGCGGCTGA